Proteins encoded together in one Branchiostoma floridae strain S238N-H82 chromosome 18, Bfl_VNyyK, whole genome shotgun sequence window:
- the LOC118405612 gene encoding krev interaction trapped protein 1-like produces MTSAMSVSAYIAVVRPKVKTSLSSSDYKAKWYEIILLEDRLGDPQRTVKGLLHMRIRGGEDPNRQVLEYVYDATKKSSSKMQGLRGKRAVQIARFAEDEIAGRDTRSNKKAFLYVVPVATKDQLSMPTDPSQPSFCCLQDILRVCAEGHGHFPTLTSRMLRTLDHWLKEQHSVPHAVEALFRPSALERIKMNVLNPAYSHGSDHHGDRMATPEEAMARMMEVEKCDIVIINPVFGSDLKYTNQVDAYVVNKFYGLGTPDYSKLKVPDKSADSPPRREKAWMEEYPLHRAISIGDMEKVKDLLAKGTPVQELDKESWGPIHYACWYGQLEAGMILLEQGKCNPNLVNRNKSTPLHIAAGCGHPALVQLLLRHPEIDRNAMNKEGQTPLDVCEQNKQNEWEHAATLLKEALNKPYQKIRVHLMDGSHKELSLISGNNTTVEIMLNQLNFPDSCKQLFAIWIASRNLFLQMKPEHKPLHHLRDWAEIVGELTDCNPEDETPLLYVRRDARLHMEAERKVQDPMAIKMLFDEARTNMLHGMYACSDEDTVAMAGIMMQIIYGDHDTNRHKPGFLNDLNLKLLLPSHKLRNRNMNWVEGILLEHQQLTHQGMKDIQTLQYLYLQRCWNFPTYGCAFFSGQIMSRPVSGSSRHIVSVHVGVNCLGIHILNAQTKQLLYSSRFSNLQWEYSMEGAYFQLRTRDNQSIRVHTKQAALICNLMTKLHSRG; encoded by the exons ATGACCTCAGCCATGTCGGTCAGCGCGTACATTGCAGTGGTTCGTCCCAAGGTCAAGACTTCCCTGTCGTCGTCGGATTATAAAGCCAAGTGGTACGAGATCATCCTGTTGGAGGACAGACTCGGAGATCCACAGAGGACGGTGAAAG GTTTGTTACACATGAGAATAAGAGGAGGGGAAGACCCAAACAGACAGGTGCTGGAGTATGTGTACGATGCCACCAAGAAGTCTTCTTCTAAAATGCAGGGACTCAGAG gAAAGCGAGCAGTACAGATAGCCAGGTTTGCGGAGGATGAGATTGCAGGCAGAGACACCAGAAGTAACAAAAAGGCCTTCCTATATGTGGTGCCTGTTGCAACTAAAG atCAGCTGAGCATGCCGACGGACCCCTCCCAGCCCAGCTTCTGCTGCTTACAGGACATCCTGAGGGTGTGCGCCGAAGGTCACGGTCACTTCCCCACCCTCACCTCCAGGATGCTCAGGACGCTGGACCA TTGGCTGAAAGAGCAGCACTCGGTCCCCCATGCAGTGGAGGCGCTCTTCAGACCCTCAGCGCTGGAGAGGATAAAGATGAACGTGCTGAACCCCGCGTACTCTCATGGCTCCGATCACCATGGCGACCGAATGGCCACACCCGAGGAGGCCATGGCGAGGATGATGGAAGTGGAAAAGTGTGATATCGTCATTATTAACCCGGTGTTTGGGTCCGATCTGAAGTATACAAACCAG GTTGATGCATATGTAGTGAACAAGTTCTATGGACTGGGAACTCCTGACTACAGTAAACTCAAGGTCCCAGACAAAAGTGCAGACTCACCCCCAAGAAG AGAGAAGGCCTGGATGGAGGAGTATCCCCTCCACAGAGCCATATCTATAGGTGACATGGAGAAAGTGAAGGACCTTCTGGCCAAAGGTACTCCAGTACAGGAGCTGGACAAGGAATCCTGGGGACCCATCCACTACGCCTGCtg gTATGGCCAGCTGGAGGCAGGGATGATCCTGTTGGAACAGGGCAAGTGTAACCCCAACCTGGTGAACAGGAACAAGAGCACACCTCTGCACATCGCAGCCGGCTGTGGTCAccctgcactggtgcagctcCTACTCAGACACCCAGAGATAGACAGG AATGCCATGAACAAAGAAGGGCAAACTCCCTTGGACGTGTGTGAACAGAACAAGCAGAATGAGTGGGAACATGCAGCCACTCTGCTCAAGGAGGCACTCAACAAACCT TACCAGAAGATCCGTGTTCACCTGATGGACGGTTCCCACAAGGAGCTGAGTCTGATCAGTGGTAACAACACCACGGTCGAGATCATGCTCAATCAGCTCAACTTTCCGGACTCATGCAAACAGCTCTTCGCCATCTGGATAGCCTCCAGAAACCTCT TTCTACAAATGAAACCAGAACACAAGCCTCTGCACCACCTGAGAGACTGGGCAGAGATTGTGGGTGAGCTGACGGACTGTAACCCGGAGGATGAGACTCCGCTGCTGTACGTACGCAGAGATGCGCGCTTACACATGGAGGCAGAGAGAAAG GTGCAAGATCCAATGGCAATCAAGATGTTGTTTGACGAGGCTCGGACCAACATGCTCCACGGGATGTATGCATGTTCCGACGAGgacaccgttgccatggcagggATAATGATGCAGATTATATATGGAGACCACGACACAAACAGGCACAAACCCGGCTTTCTCAA tgacctgaACCTGAAGTTGCTTCTGCCCAGCCATAAGCTGAGGAACAGGAATATGAACTGGGTGGAGGGGATTCTGCTGGAGCACCAGCAGTTAACCCACCAGGGCATGAAGGACATTCAG ACCTtgcagtacctgtacctgcagcGATGTTGGAACTTCCCGACGTACGGCTGTGCCTTCTTCAGCGGACAGATCATGTCACGGCCGGTCAGCGGAAGCTCGCGACACATCGTGTCTGTCCACGTGGGGGTTAACTGTCTCGGCATTCACATTTTAAATGCTCAAACCAAG